Proteins encoded by one window of Esox lucius isolate fEsoLuc1 chromosome 4, fEsoLuc1.pri, whole genome shotgun sequence:
- the pmt gene encoding phosphoethanolamine methyltransferase isoform X1, whose product MDTKVERSSMTEFWKEHSRQATVEEMMLDSHAKELTQHELPEILSLLPSLHDQRILELGAGIGRFTSHLLAQASHVTAVDFMESFVKKNQQENGHHSNAAFIQADVTKLDFPKNSYDIIFSNWLMMYLSDEELRSLTERMLGWLRPGGYLFFRESCNHQSGDSKRDFNPTHYRSSAQYSHLITTTLWKGPEGEDGQVFGFDIVLNKTVQTYIKMKNNQNQVCWLLQKVSRNATCQGGFSTFQQFLDNQQYTRNGILRYEKMFGAGYVSTGGPSTTKEFVDMLNLKPGMKVLDIGCGIGGGNFYMAKTFGVEVLGLDLSANMVEIAVERAVKEKLPSVHFEVADATKRDFQQGSFDVVYSRDTILHIDDKLALFKRFHSWLKPGGQVLISDYCCGEKPWTPQFQEYVKQRGYILYTPPQYGKFLEQAGFSDVRAEDRTAQFMQVIEMELARAVPIKDEFIKEFSEEDYLAIINGWSEKLQRCTTGDQRWGLFHASRN is encoded by the exons ATGGACACCAAAG TAGAAAGGAGTTCAATGACAGAGTTCTGGAAGGAGCACAGCCGCCAGGCCACCGTGGAGGAAATGATGTTAGACTCCCACGCCAAGGAGCTGACCCAGCATGAGCTGCCCGAGATCCTCTCCCTGCTGCCCAGTCTACATGACCAGAGGATCCTGGAGCTGGGCGCCGGCATCGG AAGGTTTACCAGCCATCTGTTGGCCCAGGCCAGTCACGTGACAGCGGTGGACTTCATGGAGAGCTTTGTGAAGAAAAATCAGCAGGAAAATGGCCACCATAGCAATGCAGCCTTCATCCAGGCTGATGTCACCAAGCTGGACTTTCCCAAAAACAG TTATGACATCATATTCTCCAACTGGCTGATGATGTACCTAAGCGATGAAGAACTGAGGTCACTAACAGAGAGGATGCTGGGATGGCTCCGTCCTGGAGGATACTTGTTCTTCAGAGAGTCCTGCAACCACCAATCAG gCGACTCTAAAAGGGACTTTAACCCAACGCACTACAGGTCATCGGCACAGTACAGTCATCTGATTACAACTACACTGTGGAAGGGGCCTGAGGGGGAGGACGGTCAGGTGTTTGGCTTTGACATTGTTCTTAATAAAACCGTGCAGACTTACATCAAG ATGAAGAACAACCAGAACCAGGTGTGTTGGCTACTACAGAAGGTTAGCCGTAACGCTACCTGTCAGGGTGGCTTCAGTACCTTCCAGCAGTTCCTGGATAACCAGCAGTACACACGCAACGGCATCCTGCGTTATGAGAAGATGTTCGGGGCAGGATACGTAAGCACTGGAGGCCCCAGCACCACAAAG GAGTTTGTGGACATGCTAAACTTGAAGCCGGGGATGAAGGTTCTGGATATTGGGTGTGGCATCGGCGGGGGAAACTTCTACATGGCAAAG ACCTTCggtgtggaggtcctgggcttgGATCTGTCAGCCAACATGGTGGAAATAGCCGTGGAAAGAGCCGTGAAGGAGAAGCTGCCATCA GTCCACTTTGAGGTGGCTGACGCCACCAAGAGAGACTTCCAGCAGGGTTCGTTTGATGTTGTCTACAGCCGAGACACCATCCTGCACATTGATGACAAACTGGCACTGTTCAAGCGCTTCCAC TCGTGGCTTAAACCCGGTGGTCAGGTGCTGATTAGTGACTACTGCTGTGGGGAAAAGCCTTGGACTCCTCAGTTCCAGGAGTACGTCAAACAGAGAGGCTACATTCTGTACACGCCACCACAATACGGCAAG ttcCTGGAACAGGCAGGTTTCTCTGATGTACGTGCTGAGGACAGGACCGCTCAATTCATGCAGGTGATCGAGATGGAGCTGGCCAGAGCAGTGCCCATTAAAGATGAATTCATCAAG GAGTTCTCAGAGGAAGACTACCTGGCCATAATCAATGGCTggagtgaaaaactccagcGCTGCACTACTGGGGACCAACGCTGGGGTCTATTCCATGCATCAAGGAACTGA
- the pmt gene encoding phosphoethanolamine methyltransferase isoform X2, which yields MDTKERSSMTEFWKEHSRQATVEEMMLDSHAKELTQHELPEILSLLPSLHDQRILELGAGIGRFTSHLLAQASHVTAVDFMESFVKKNQQENGHHSNAAFIQADVTKLDFPKNSYDIIFSNWLMMYLSDEELRSLTERMLGWLRPGGYLFFRESCNHQSGDSKRDFNPTHYRSSAQYSHLITTTLWKGPEGEDGQVFGFDIVLNKTVQTYIKMKNNQNQVCWLLQKVSRNATCQGGFSTFQQFLDNQQYTRNGILRYEKMFGAGYVSTGGPSTTKEFVDMLNLKPGMKVLDIGCGIGGGNFYMAKTFGVEVLGLDLSANMVEIAVERAVKEKLPSVHFEVADATKRDFQQGSFDVVYSRDTILHIDDKLALFKRFHSWLKPGGQVLISDYCCGEKPWTPQFQEYVKQRGYILYTPPQYGKFLEQAGFSDVRAEDRTAQFMQVIEMELARAVPIKDEFIKEFSEEDYLAIINGWSEKLQRCTTGDQRWGLFHASRN from the exons ATGGACACCAAAG AAAGGAGTTCAATGACAGAGTTCTGGAAGGAGCACAGCCGCCAGGCCACCGTGGAGGAAATGATGTTAGACTCCCACGCCAAGGAGCTGACCCAGCATGAGCTGCCCGAGATCCTCTCCCTGCTGCCCAGTCTACATGACCAGAGGATCCTGGAGCTGGGCGCCGGCATCGG AAGGTTTACCAGCCATCTGTTGGCCCAGGCCAGTCACGTGACAGCGGTGGACTTCATGGAGAGCTTTGTGAAGAAAAATCAGCAGGAAAATGGCCACCATAGCAATGCAGCCTTCATCCAGGCTGATGTCACCAAGCTGGACTTTCCCAAAAACAG TTATGACATCATATTCTCCAACTGGCTGATGATGTACCTAAGCGATGAAGAACTGAGGTCACTAACAGAGAGGATGCTGGGATGGCTCCGTCCTGGAGGATACTTGTTCTTCAGAGAGTCCTGCAACCACCAATCAG gCGACTCTAAAAGGGACTTTAACCCAACGCACTACAGGTCATCGGCACAGTACAGTCATCTGATTACAACTACACTGTGGAAGGGGCCTGAGGGGGAGGACGGTCAGGTGTTTGGCTTTGACATTGTTCTTAATAAAACCGTGCAGACTTACATCAAG ATGAAGAACAACCAGAACCAGGTGTGTTGGCTACTACAGAAGGTTAGCCGTAACGCTACCTGTCAGGGTGGCTTCAGTACCTTCCAGCAGTTCCTGGATAACCAGCAGTACACACGCAACGGCATCCTGCGTTATGAGAAGATGTTCGGGGCAGGATACGTAAGCACTGGAGGCCCCAGCACCACAAAG GAGTTTGTGGACATGCTAAACTTGAAGCCGGGGATGAAGGTTCTGGATATTGGGTGTGGCATCGGCGGGGGAAACTTCTACATGGCAAAG ACCTTCggtgtggaggtcctgggcttgGATCTGTCAGCCAACATGGTGGAAATAGCCGTGGAAAGAGCCGTGAAGGAGAAGCTGCCATCA GTCCACTTTGAGGTGGCTGACGCCACCAAGAGAGACTTCCAGCAGGGTTCGTTTGATGTTGTCTACAGCCGAGACACCATCCTGCACATTGATGACAAACTGGCACTGTTCAAGCGCTTCCAC TCGTGGCTTAAACCCGGTGGTCAGGTGCTGATTAGTGACTACTGCTGTGGGGAAAAGCCTTGGACTCCTCAGTTCCAGGAGTACGTCAAACAGAGAGGCTACATTCTGTACACGCCACCACAATACGGCAAG ttcCTGGAACAGGCAGGTTTCTCTGATGTACGTGCTGAGGACAGGACCGCTCAATTCATGCAGGTGATCGAGATGGAGCTGGCCAGAGCAGTGCCCATTAAAGATGAATTCATCAAG GAGTTCTCAGAGGAAGACTACCTGGCCATAATCAATGGCTggagtgaaaaactccagcGCTGCACTACTGGGGACCAACGCTGGGGTCTATTCCATGCATCAAGGAACTGA